A single region of the Candidatus Methylomirabilota bacterium genome encodes:
- the pdhA gene encoding pyruvate dehydrogenase (acetyl-transferring) E1 component subunit alpha, whose product MASKDKAAAPKREVGRENGKPWRDLLAQMLLIRRFEEKAGEMYALGKIGGFLHLYIGQEAVAVGAISTLRPDDYAIAGYREHGHALAKGADPKRLMAELYGRRTGVSKGKGGSMHLFDRSVNFLGGHAIVGGYLPIAAGVAFAIRYEERDQVILCFFGDGSVPQGEFHESLNLAALWKLPVVYICENNRYAMGTAIHRALAQTEIYKFAEAYKIPGEACNGMDVVAVRECVGRAVDRARESRTPSLIEARTYRFRGHSMRDPSAAIYRTKDEVDQEKLRDPIAGFRDQLLREGHLDEAGWKALTDEVEARVTEAVEFAETSPEPPSEWLLEDVYA is encoded by the coding sequence GTGGCAAGCAAGGACAAGGCGGCGGCGCCCAAGCGAGAGGTCGGGCGGGAGAACGGCAAGCCCTGGCGGGACCTCCTCGCCCAGATGCTCCTCATCCGGCGCTTCGAGGAGAAGGCGGGCGAGATGTACGCCCTCGGGAAGATCGGAGGGTTCCTGCACCTCTACATCGGCCAGGAGGCGGTGGCGGTGGGAGCCATCTCGACCCTTCGGCCGGACGACTACGCGATCGCCGGCTACCGCGAGCACGGGCACGCCCTGGCCAAGGGGGCGGATCCCAAGCGCCTGATGGCCGAGCTGTACGGGCGGCGGACCGGGGTCTCCAAGGGCAAGGGCGGCTCGATGCACCTCTTCGACCGCAGCGTGAACTTCCTGGGCGGCCACGCGATCGTCGGCGGCTACCTGCCGATCGCCGCCGGGGTCGCCTTCGCCATTCGCTACGAGGAACGCGACCAGGTGATCCTGTGCTTCTTCGGTGACGGGTCCGTGCCGCAGGGGGAGTTCCACGAGTCGCTCAACCTGGCCGCGCTGTGGAAGCTGCCGGTCGTCTACATCTGCGAGAACAACCGCTACGCGATGGGCACCGCCATCCATCGGGCGCTGGCCCAGACCGAGATCTACAAGTTCGCCGAAGCGTACAAGATTCCCGGCGAGGCGTGTAACGGGATGGACGTCGTGGCCGTGCGGGAGTGCGTCGGCCGCGCCGTCGACCGGGCGCGCGAGTCGCGGACCCCCAGCCTCATCGAGGCGCGCACCTACCGGTTCCGCGGGCACTCGATGCGCGATCCGTCGGCGGCCATCTATCGGACCAAGGACGAGGTCGACCAGGAGAAGCTGCGCGATCCGATCGCCGGGTTCCGGGACCAGCTCCTCCGAGAAGGGCACCTCGACGAGGCGGGCTGGAAGGCCCTCACCGACGAGGTGGAGGCGCGCGTGACCGAGGCGGTCGAGTTCGCGGAGACGTCGCCCGAGCCGCCGTCCGAGTGGCTGCTCGAGGACGTCTATGCCTAG
- the nuoK gene encoding NADH-quinone oxidoreductase subunit NuoK, whose product MVPPVYYAALSAVLFTVGVVGVLVRRNPLVIFMSIELMLNAANLAFVAFGHARGVVDGQVIVFFVMTVAAAEVAVGLAIIVAIFRTRYRISVDDLSLMRW is encoded by the coding sequence ATGGTGCCGCCCGTCTACTACGCCGCCCTGTCGGCCGTGCTCTTCACGGTCGGGGTGGTGGGGGTTCTGGTGCGGCGGAACCCCCTCGTGATTTTCATGTCGATCGAGCTGATGCTGAATGCCGCGAACCTGGCCTTCGTGGCGTTCGGGCACGCCCGCGGAGTCGTCGACGGCCAGGTCATCGTGTTCTTCGTGATGACGGTGGCCGCCGCCGAGGTGGCCGTGGGGCTCGCCATCATCGTGGCCATCTTTCGGACCCGCTATCGGATCAGCGTCGACGATCTGTCGCTGATGCGCTGGTGA